The Bartonella sp. HY328 genome contains the following window.
GGAACAACCGCTTTACTTACCCGCATATTAATTTATGGAATGGCGGCCCTTAGCCTTAATTTTATTTTGGGCTTTGGTGGAATGGTAAGTTTTGGACATGCTGCTTTTTTTGGTATTGGTGGCTATGTGGTTGCAATATTATATTACCATTATTCCAATGATAGCTATTTTTTAGGGTTTATTCCAGGTAGTAACCAATTTTTGGTGACCGTGCCTTTTGCCATGCTTGTTAGCGGATTTGCCGCCTTTATTATTGGTGCTTTGTCGTGCCGCACCAATGGCGTGACTTTTATCATGATAACGCTTGCCTTTGCGCAAATGTTTTATTTCCTTTTTGTATCTCTATCGGTTTATGGTGGTGATGATGGCCTAATGATCCGCCGAGCCAATGAGCTATTTGGCTTAAATCTAAAAGACCGGAATGTCTTTTATTTTGTTTGCTTAACCCTATCAGTTCTGTTCTTTTTTGTTATGCAGCGGATTATCCAATCACAATTTGGCTCTGTTCTTATTGGACTACGCCAATCAGAAAGACGCATGACTGCCCTTGGACTACCCGTTTATCGTTATAAATTGGTGGCCTTCATCATTGCCGGCATGGGTGCGGGACTTGCAGGAGCTTTGATGGCAAACTTCCTGCGCTTTGCAAGCCCTGACATGCTGCATTGGACCAAATCCGGTGAACTAATGGTAATGGTCATTCTTGGCGGCGTTGCGACATTGCGCGGGCCATATCTTGGGGCTGCATTATTTATTGCGCTTGAAACCATTCTAACCACACAAACGGAATATTGGCAGCTTTTCTTAGGCTTCATTTTGCTGTTTGTCGTATTGTTCTTCAATGGCGGCATAGCATCAATTGCCAAATATCTTAAGAGCTATTTAGCGGGGAAAAAATCATGAAAACCATGTTGCGCGTTGATAATCTTAATAAGAAATTTGGCGGTTTGATTGCAACCAATAATGTAAGCCTAACGGTCGATCATCAAGAAATACATGCTTTTATTGGCCCCAATGGTGCAGGAAAATCAACTCTCATTGCCCAACTTATGGGGGAGCTTACGCCTGATAGCGGAACAATTACCTTGGGTGACAAAGATATCAGCCAAACAAAATCGAATGAACGAGTAAAACTGGGCCTTGCCCGCACATTTCAAGTAACTTGCTTGCTGCCTGATTTTACAAGCCTTGATAATGTTGCCCTTGCCATTTTAGTTCACCGTGGCCATAGTTTCCATTTTTGGCGG
Protein-coding sequences here:
- a CDS encoding branched-chain amino acid ABC transporter permease: MVTLPFIADMMGFSGTTALLTRILIYGMAALSLNFILGFGGMVSFGHAAFFGIGGYVVAILYYHYSNDSYFLGFIPGSNQFLVTVPFAMLVSGFAAFIIGALSCRTNGVTFIMITLAFAQMFYFLFVSLSVYGGDDGLMIRRANELFGLNLKDRNVFYFVCLTLSVLFFFVMQRIIQSQFGSVLIGLRQSERRMTALGLPVYRYKLVAFIIAGMGAGLAGALMANFLRFASPDMLHWTKSGELMVMVILGGVATLRGPYLGAALFIALETILTTQTEYWQLFLGFILLFVVLFFNGGIASIAKYLKSYLAGKKS